A single region of the Novosphingobium sp. SL115 genome encodes:
- the folE gene encoding GTP cyclohydrolase I FolE: MADVIGEDGKIMVPADVEEAIRTLIRWSGDEPEREGLIDTPRRVARAWREYCGGYAEDPGLHLSRTFDEVGGYDEVVLLRDIPFQSHCEHHMAPIIGTASIAYLPKDRVVGISKLARVLHGYARRLQVQERLTAQVAQCIQDHLQPHGVAVVIEAQHGCMTGRGVKTHGVGMVTSRMLGCFLNDASSRKEVLALMGRG; encoded by the coding sequence ATGGCCGACGTGATCGGCGAAGATGGCAAGATCATGGTGCCAGCCGACGTAGAGGAAGCAATCCGCACGCTGATCCGTTGGTCAGGCGACGAACCTGAGCGCGAGGGCCTGATCGATACGCCGCGCCGGGTAGCGCGGGCCTGGCGCGAATATTGCGGTGGCTATGCCGAAGATCCCGGCCTGCACCTTTCGCGCACGTTCGACGAAGTGGGCGGGTACGACGAAGTGGTCCTGTTGCGCGATATTCCGTTCCAGAGCCACTGCGAACACCACATGGCGCCGATCATCGGCACCGCGTCGATCGCCTATCTGCCCAAGGATCGGGTTGTCGGCATATCCAAACTGGCGCGGGTACTGCACGGCTATGCGCGGCGTTTGCAGGTACAGGAGCGGCTGACCGCGCAAGTGGCGCAGTGCATTCAGGACCATCTGCAACCCCACGGCGTGGCGGTGGTGATAGAGGCGCAGCACGGCTGCATGACTGGGCGCGGGGTGAAGACCCATGGCGTGGGCATGGTGACCAGCCGGATGTTGGGATGCTTTCTGAACGATGCCAGCAGCCGGAAGGAAGTGCTGGCACTGATGGGCCGTGGTTGA
- a CDS encoding NAD(P)/FAD-dependent oxidoreductase, translating into MNVAIVGAGMAGLSCADRLISGGHKVSLFDKGRGPGGRMSTRRMTTPLGEVQFDHGAQYFTVRDPAFMAQVARWSASGVAAPWPPAGTGAWVGVPAMNTVIREMADPHDVAFGWHVRGLVRRDGAWWLTGDNNVAQRIEAGPFDAVVVAIPPEQAAAIVALHDLALASTALAARSQPCWTGMYAFAAPLPTDQDTVRHAGCVNWAARNAAKPGRTATETWVVQAGPQWSADHIEDDAGDVAATLLAGLGSALNLTLPEPVAASAHRWRYAMSTGSDLGALWGEKSRIGVCGDWLLGPRVENAWLSGKALANRMLDSVRVAAA; encoded by the coding sequence ATGAATGTTGCGATTGTCGGCGCCGGGATGGCAGGCCTTTCTTGCGCTGATCGGCTGATCAGCGGAGGCCACAAGGTTTCACTGTTCGACAAGGGGCGTGGCCCCGGCGGGCGCATGTCCACACGACGGATGACGACGCCGCTGGGCGAGGTGCAGTTCGATCACGGCGCGCAATACTTTACTGTGCGCGACCCCGCTTTCATGGCGCAAGTGGCGCGCTGGTCGGCCAGCGGCGTGGCCGCGCCATGGCCCCCAGCGGGAACCGGCGCGTGGGTGGGTGTGCCCGCGATGAACACCGTAATCCGCGAGATGGCCGACCCGCATGACGTAGCGTTTGGCTGGCACGTTCGCGGGCTGGTGCGCCGCGACGGCGCATGGTGGCTGACCGGCGATAACAATGTCGCGCAAAGGATAGAGGCCGGGCCATTCGACGCGGTGGTAGTAGCAATTCCCCCGGAACAGGCCGCCGCCATCGTGGCACTGCACGATCTTGCGCTGGCCTCCACCGCGCTGGCGGCACGGTCGCAACCGTGCTGGACCGGCATGTATGCCTTTGCAGCGCCGTTGCCGACCGATCAGGACACCGTGCGCCATGCCGGATGCGTGAACTGGGCCGCGCGCAATGCGGCCAAACCCGGACGCACAGCGACGGAAACGTGGGTGGTTCAAGCAGGGCCGCAATGGTCTGCAGACCACATCGAGGATGATGCAGGCGATGTTGCGGCAACGCTGCTGGCAGGGCTTGGCTCAGCACTGAATCTTACCCTGCCTGAACCGGTCGCGGCATCGGCCCACCGCTGGCGCTACGCCATGTCTACTGGCAGCGATCTGGGGGCGCTGTGGGGTGAGAAATCGCGCATCGGAGTGTGCGGCGACTGGTTGCTGGGTCCGCGCGTGGAAAATGCGTGGCTATCGGGCAAGGCGCTGGCCAACCGGATGCTGGACAGCGTGCGCGTCGCCGCCGCATAA
- a CDS encoding PaaI family thioesterase: MSSNDDAPIKGNFIREADGPWAGWWKWSGHDPFEDATGPFFVKRDEHGIVTGFIPEQKNLNGHGIVHGGSLMTFADFSLFMVAASNGDEISGVTVTMNCEFVSGAQAGQMLTARGECVRAGGSLVFARGTIFCGEDAVLSFSGTIKRSRRTSH, translated from the coding sequence ATGAGCAGCAACGACGACGCACCGATCAAAGGCAATTTCATTCGCGAGGCCGACGGCCCTTGGGCTGGGTGGTGGAAGTGGTCAGGCCACGATCCGTTCGAGGATGCCACCGGCCCGTTCTTTGTTAAGCGCGACGAACACGGCATCGTGACCGGGTTCATCCCTGAACAAAAGAACCTGAACGGCCACGGCATTGTCCATGGCGGATCGTTGATGACATTTGCCGACTTTTCGCTGTTCATGGTGGCCGCATCGAATGGCGATGAGATCAGCGGTGTGACCGTAACGATGAACTGTGAATTCGTCAGCGGGGCCCAGGCCGGACAGATGCTGACCGCGCGTGGGGAATGTGTGCGCGCAGGCGGCAGTCTGGTGTTTGCACGCGGCACGATCTTTTGCGGCGAAGATGCAGTGCTGAGCTTTTCCGGCACGATCAAGCGGTCACGCCGGACGTCACATTAA
- a CDS encoding LysR family transcriptional regulator, with product MRFKGLDLNLLVVFDALMETHSVTRAAERIGLTQPATSAALRRLREFFGDPIVVAVGKRMHPTPFAEALHPQMQQALRGVERAIATPSTFDPATSTRRFRIIGSDYIMVAVLVPLIERFACTAPGVRLEIIQPNEHSVAELEAGRADLLVTPEPFLASWHPSEVLFEEEQVVVGWAQNPIFARGLTENDFYAAGHVTVAFGADRTPAFADSTLSRMGRERLVEVTVGSFASAPWFIEGTPRLAVLHERFVRQIARRFNLAWAPLPFDFPKMQEMMQFHQSRTGDVGLDWLRQQMREVAAEVA from the coding sequence ATGCGTTTCAAAGGCCTCGATCTCAATCTTCTCGTCGTGTTCGATGCACTGATGGAAACTCACAGCGTTACTCGCGCGGCAGAACGCATCGGGTTGACACAGCCCGCCACCAGCGCTGCGCTGCGCCGTCTGCGCGAATTTTTCGGTGATCCCATAGTCGTCGCCGTGGGCAAACGGATGCACCCCACGCCCTTTGCCGAAGCGCTGCATCCGCAGATGCAGCAGGCGCTGCGCGGAGTGGAACGCGCCATCGCCACGCCGAGCACGTTTGATCCGGCCACATCCACCCGACGTTTTCGCATCATCGGTTCGGATTACATCATGGTCGCGGTGCTGGTGCCGCTGATCGAACGCTTTGCCTGCACCGCGCCGGGCGTGCGGCTGGAAATCATTCAGCCCAACGAACACAGCGTTGCCGAACTGGAAGCTGGCAGGGCCGACCTACTGGTCACGCCCGAACCGTTCCTTGCTTCATGGCATCCCAGCGAAGTCCTGTTCGAAGAAGAACAGGTCGTTGTCGGCTGGGCGCAAAATCCCATATTCGCGCGCGGTCTGACCGAAAATGATTTCTATGCAGCGGGCCATGTGACGGTGGCTTTCGGTGCGGATCGCACCCCTGCCTTTGCCGATTCCACACTGTCGCGCATGGGACGCGAACGGCTGGTCGAAGTGACCGTCGGCAGCTTTGCCTCTGCCCCGTGGTTCATTGAAGGCACCCCACGGCTTGCCGTGCTGCATGAACGGTTTGTTCGTCAGATCGCGCGCCGCTTCAACCTTGCCTGGGCACCGCTGCCTTTTGACTTCCCCAAGATGCAGGAGATGATGCAGTTTCACCAATCGCGCACCGGCGATGTCGGGCTGGACTGGTTGCGACAGCAGATGCGCGAAGTGGCAGCAGAGGTGGCTTAA
- a CDS encoding SDR family NAD(P)-dependent oxidoreductase gives MAEVLQGKVVVVTGAGRGIGREIALLCAREGASVVVNDPGVAQGGDGGDAGPAQTTVNDIVAAGGKAWANLASVADPAGAATIVEDAVQRFGRIDAVVNNAGILRDTIWHKMSYEDWTSVIDVNLTGAFNVSKAATPYFREQASGSFIHFTSTSGLIGNVGQANYSSAKLGLVALSQSIALDMARWGVRSNCIAPFAWSRMTASIPAETPEQKQRVERMQTMSADKIAPLVAYLASDLSKDVTNQVFAVRKNEILLFNKPRPVRSMVKVEGWTPAAIADELIPAFRPAFARGDEVSAHVFPYDPV, from the coding sequence ATGGCTGAGGTGCTGCAAGGCAAAGTGGTGGTCGTCACCGGCGCAGGGCGCGGCATCGGTCGCGAAATTGCCCTGCTGTGCGCGCGTGAAGGTGCATCGGTTGTGGTCAACGATCCCGGCGTTGCGCAGGGCGGCGATGGTGGGGATGCAGGCCCAGCGCAAACTACGGTGAACGATATCGTGGCGGCGGGCGGCAAGGCCTGGGCCAATCTTGCCAGCGTGGCCGATCCGGCGGGCGCGGCGACAATCGTGGAAGACGCGGTGCAGCGCTTCGGGCGGATCGATGCGGTGGTAAACAATGCCGGAATTTTGCGCGACACGATCTGGCACAAGATGTCCTACGAAGACTGGACCAGCGTGATCGACGTGAACCTGACCGGCGCGTTCAACGTGTCAAAGGCAGCGACGCCCTATTTCCGCGAACAGGCGTCGGGCAGTTTCATTCACTTTACATCCACCAGCGGGCTGATCGGCAATGTCGGGCAGGCCAACTATTCCTCTGCCAAGCTGGGGCTGGTGGCGCTGTCGCAGTCAATCGCGCTGGACATGGCCCGCTGGGGCGTGCGGTCAAACTGTATAGCCCCGTTCGCGTGGAGCCGGATGACAGCTTCGATCCCGGCAGAAACACCCGAACAAAAGCAGCGGGTGGAGCGGATGCAGACGATGAGCGCGGACAAGATCGCACCGCTGGTCGCGTATTTGGCGTCAGACCTTTCAAAAGACGTCACCAATCAAGTCTTTGCCGTGCGCAAGAATGAAATCCTGCTGTTCAACAAGCCGCGCCCGGTGCGCTCGATGGTCAAGGTGGAAGGTTGGACGCCTGCGGCCATTGCCGACGAACTGATCCCGGCATTCCGCCCCGCCTTTGCGCGCGGGGACGAAGTTTCCGCCCATGTCTTCCCATACGATCCGGTCTGA
- a CDS encoding acyl-CoA dehydrogenase family protein, producing the protein MSTLNPGMDAEIFDQFIEQLRRYVRERLIPAEEDVIAHDRIPDDILSEMREMGLFGITIPEEFGGAGMNISQYIETVKQMSYASPAYRSTISINIGMTGSAIKNFGTAEQKAEWLPRIASGEIACFGLTEPGSGSDSAAMQTTAVSDGNGYRLSGTKRYITNSPSAKIGLIMARTSKEALPRNAHVSAFIVDMTTQGITIGKPDKKMGQSGAHIADVIMEDVHIPGSALVGGEEGRGFQIAMQSLDNGRLSVAGMGVGMGRRALDTAIRYATERKAFGEAIANFQLIQAMLADSEAELYAAECMIADACARADRGENIQRKAAAAKLFASEACGRVVDRCVQVFGGAGYLAEYPAERFFRDARILRIYEGTSQIMQLQIAKHMLREFASEGTVW; encoded by the coding sequence ATGAGCACCCTGAACCCCGGCATGGACGCCGAGATCTTCGACCAGTTCATCGAACAACTGCGTCGCTATGTGCGCGAACGGCTGATTCCGGCAGAGGAAGACGTCATCGCACACGACCGCATCCCGGACGATATCCTGTCCGAGATGCGCGAAATGGGGCTGTTCGGGATTACTATTCCCGAAGAGTTCGGCGGCGCGGGCATGAACATCAGCCAATATATCGAGACCGTAAAGCAGATGAGCTATGCCTCGCCTGCTTATCGCTCCACCATTTCGATCAACATCGGCATGACCGGCAGCGCGATCAAGAATTTCGGCACGGCGGAGCAGAAAGCCGAATGGCTGCCACGCATCGCCAGTGGCGAGATCGCCTGTTTCGGCCTGACCGAACCGGGGTCGGGATCGGACAGCGCAGCGATGCAGACAACGGCGGTGAGTGACGGCAACGGTTACAGGCTCAGCGGCACCAAGCGCTACATCACCAACAGCCCATCTGCAAAAATCGGCCTCATCATGGCGCGCACGTCGAAAGAAGCGCTGCCCCGCAACGCCCATGTTTCGGCCTTTATCGTCGACATGACCACGCAGGGTATCACCATCGGCAAACCCGACAAGAAGATGGGCCAATCGGGCGCACACATCGCCGATGTCATCATGGAAGATGTGCATATCCCCGGATCGGCGCTGGTCGGCGGAGAGGAAGGGCGCGGCTTTCAGATCGCCATGCAAAGCCTTGATAATGGAAGGCTTTCTGTGGCAGGCATGGGTGTCGGCATGGGGCGGCGCGCGCTTGACACGGCCATCCGCTATGCCACCGAACGCAAAGCCTTTGGTGAGGCGATTGCCAACTTCCAGCTGATCCAGGCAATGCTGGCTGACAGCGAAGCCGAACTCTATGCCGCCGAATGCATGATCGCCGATGCCTGCGCCCGCGCAGACCGGGGCGAGAATATCCAGCGCAAGGCGGCAGCGGCCAAGCTGTTCGCATCCGAAGCCTGCGGGCGCGTGGTCGACCGCTGTGTGCAGGTGTTTGGCGGGGCGGGATATCTGGCCGAATACCCGGCAGAGCGCTTCTTCCGCGATGCCCGCATCCTGCGCATCTATGAAGGCACCAGCCAGATCATGCAGTTGCAGATCGCCAAACATATGCTGCGCGAATTCGCGAGCGAAGGAACGGTCTGGTAA
- a CDS encoding CoA transferase, with protein sequence MYQLLNGLSLVEVSSFVASPTIGLYCAQFGADVIRVDQIGGGQDFRRWPVNERGDSFSWENLNRAKRSVALDLTKPEGRELLVRLCQQVGTLATNLPAKGFLAHDKLAQGRPDMISVRVMGWPDGAIALDYTANAVVGYPALTGHGDEPVNHSLPAWDFITGAYGAFALLAAVQRRTATGLGGEVRLPLTDIAIGTVANLGRVAEVLYSGHDRPRLGNAVYGTVGRDFVTADGVRVMIVAINERQWQGLLRALDIGAAIAGIETRESVCFAENDGMRYAHRDAIFAVMEAAIAPLSHAELAERLDAQGVTHGPYKTLPQAMEDDRLFTANPMFAQCDSNPSGFAYPAAGAFATIPQMERAPAAPAPLNGQHTEQVLAEKLGLSSGEIARLIDTGIAGVAQ encoded by the coding sequence ATGTACCAGCTTTTGAACGGCCTTTCGCTGGTCGAGGTTTCCTCGTTCGTGGCATCCCCCACCATCGGCCTGTATTGCGCACAATTTGGTGCAGACGTGATCCGCGTGGACCAGATCGGCGGGGGGCAGGATTTCCGCCGCTGGCCGGTGAACGAACGGGGCGACAGCTTCAGCTGGGAAAACCTGAACCGGGCGAAGCGCAGCGTGGCATTGGACCTGACCAAACCGGAAGGGCGCGAACTGCTGGTGCGGCTGTGCCAACAGGTCGGCACACTGGCCACCAACCTTCCGGCGAAGGGATTCCTTGCGCACGACAAGCTGGCACAGGGACGGCCCGACATGATTTCGGTGCGGGTGATGGGCTGGCCGGACGGGGCGATTGCGCTGGACTACACGGCCAATGCGGTGGTCGGCTATCCCGCGTTGACCGGCCATGGCGACGAACCGGTGAACCATTCGCTGCCTGCGTGGGATTTCATCACCGGGGCCTATGGCGCATTCGCGCTGTTGGCGGCTGTGCAGCGGCGCACGGCCACCGGTCTGGGCGGAGAAGTGCGCCTGCCACTGACCGATATTGCCATAGGCACCGTCGCCAATCTGGGGCGCGTGGCCGAAGTTCTGTATTCCGGGCATGATCGCCCGCGTCTTGGCAATGCCGTCTATGGCACCGTGGGGCGTGATTTCGTGACCGCAGATGGCGTGCGGGTGATGATCGTGGCGATCAACGAACGGCAGTGGCAGGGACTGCTAAGGGCGCTGGACATTGGCGCGGCGATTGCCGGGATAGAGACGCGCGAAAGCGTGTGCTTCGCCGAAAATGACGGGATGCGTTACGCCCACCGCGATGCTATTTTTGCGGTTATGGAGGCGGCAATTGCGCCACTGTCCCATGCCGAACTGGCCGAGCGACTGGACGCGCAAGGTGTGACGCATGGCCCCTACAAGACATTGCCGCAGGCGATGGAGGATGACCGGTTGTTCACCGCCAATCCGATGTTCGCGCAGTGCGACAGCAACCCCAGCGGCTTTGCCTATCCGGCGGCGGGCGCATTTGCCACGATCCCGCAGATGGAGCGTGCGCCTGCCGCCCCTGCCCCGCTGAACGGACAACACACCGAACAGGTTCTGGCCGAAAAGCTGGGGCTTTCATCGGGCGAGATCGCCCGCCTGATCGACACAGGAATTGCAGGAGTGGCCCAATGA
- a CDS encoding acetyl-CoA C-acetyltransferase: MTQTLRRVAIVSPLRTAVGKFGGALSSMTAGQLGAVILKALVERSGIDPERVDDVVFAQGYGNGEAPAIGHWAWLAAGLPLEVPGYQVDRRCGSGLQAVVNGAMMIQTGAADVVVAGGVESMSNVEHYTTDLRRGVRMGNMTLHDRLSRGRLMSQPVERFGVISGMIETAENLAKDYGITREAADAYAVRSHQRATAAWANGLFADELVAVPVPQRKGEPKLFDHDEGYRPDATMETLGALKALETKMPGAVVTAGNASQQNDAAAACLLVAEDKLAELGLEPIAWFHSWAAAGCDPARMGIGPVPAVERLFARTGLTWDKIDLVELNEAFAPQVLAVLKGWGWSDDDSRHDMLNVNGSGISLGHPIGATGGRILANLTRELVRRDGRHGLETMCIGGGQGIAAMFERA; the protein is encoded by the coding sequence ATGACCCAAACCCTTCGCCGCGTTGCCATCGTATCCCCGCTGCGAACCGCCGTGGGCAAATTTGGCGGCGCGCTGTCGTCGATGACGGCGGGCCAGTTGGGCGCGGTGATCCTGAAAGCGCTGGTGGAGCGCAGCGGGATCGATCCTGAGCGGGTGGACGATGTGGTCTTTGCCCAAGGCTATGGCAACGGCGAGGCGCCCGCTATCGGACACTGGGCATGGCTGGCGGCGGGGCTACCGCTGGAAGTGCCGGGCTATCAGGTAGACCGGCGCTGCGGATCGGGCCTGCAAGCCGTGGTCAACGGCGCAATGATGATCCAGACCGGCGCTGCCGATGTGGTGGTGGCAGGCGGGGTGGAATCGATGTCCAACGTCGAACATTACACCACCGACCTGCGCCGGGGCGTGCGCATGGGCAACATGACACTACACGACCGGTTGAGCCGGGGGCGGCTGATGAGCCAGCCGGTGGAGCGGTTTGGCGTCATCAGCGGCATGATCGAGACGGCGGAAAATCTGGCGAAGGATTACGGCATCACGCGCGAGGCTGCCGACGCCTATGCCGTGCGCAGCCATCAACGCGCGACGGCGGCGTGGGCAAATGGTCTGTTTGCCGACGAACTGGTGGCCGTGCCGGTGCCACAGCGCAAGGGTGAACCGAAGCTGTTCGACCATGACGAAGGCTATCGCCCCGATGCCACGATGGAGACATTGGGCGCCTTGAAGGCGCTGGAAACCAAAATGCCGGGAGCCGTCGTTACGGCGGGCAATGCCAGCCAGCAGAACGATGCGGCAGCAGCATGTTTGCTGGTAGCAGAGGACAAGCTGGCCGAACTGGGGCTTGAACCGATTGCATGGTTCCATTCGTGGGCAGCGGCGGGGTGCGATCCTGCGCGCATGGGTATTGGGCCGGTGCCAGCAGTGGAGCGGCTGTTCGCACGCACCGGGCTGACGTGGGACAAGATCGATCTTGTCGAACTGAACGAAGCCTTCGCGCCGCAAGTTCTGGCCGTGCTGAAAGGCTGGGGCTGGAGCGACGATGACAGCCGCCACGATATGCTGAATGTCAACGGATCGGGCATATCGCTGGGCCACCCCATCGGCGCGACCGGCGGGCGCATTCTGGCCAACCTGACACGCGAATTGGTGCGGCGCGACGGGCGCCATGGGCTTGAAACGATGTGTATTGGCGGTGGACAGGGCATTGCGGCCATGTTCGAGAGGGCGTGA
- a CDS encoding acyl-CoA dehydrogenase family protein, with translation MILSPHDADDHGEIREGVRKLCAQFPGEYWRKLDQAREYPTAFVDALTQAGYLSVLIPEEYGGSGLGLGAAAAILETVQAEGGNGGACHAQMYTMGTILRHGSEEQKRAYLPAIASGKLRLQAFGVTEPTSGTDTTSLRTFARREGDEYVVNGQKIWTSRAEHSDLMLLLARTTPKDEVAKKTDGLSVFIVDMRDVVGKSLTIRPIRTMMNHATTEVFFDNMRIPAANLLGEEGKGFRYILSGMNAERVLIAAECVGDAKWFTKQSVDYAKARQVFGRAIGANQGVAFPIAKAYANMRAAELMVREAARMYEAGLPMGAEANMAKMLAADASWEAGNACVQTHGGFGFAEEYDVERKLRETRLYQVAPISTNLILSFLAEHVLGLPRSY, from the coding sequence ATGATCCTTAGCCCGCACGATGCCGACGACCATGGCGAAATCCGCGAAGGCGTGCGCAAGCTGTGCGCGCAATTTCCCGGCGAATACTGGCGCAAGCTGGACCAAGCCCGCGAATATCCCACTGCGTTTGTCGATGCGCTGACGCAGGCAGGGTATCTTTCAGTACTGATCCCCGAAGAATACGGCGGGTCCGGGCTGGGACTTGGCGCGGCGGCGGCCATCCTTGAAACGGTGCAGGCCGAAGGCGGCAATGGCGGAGCCTGCCACGCGCAGATGTACACCATGGGCACGATCCTGCGCCACGGATCGGAAGAACAGAAGCGCGCCTATTTGCCCGCGATCGCCAGCGGGAAATTGCGGTTGCAGGCCTTTGGCGTGACCGAACCGACCAGCGGAACCGATACCACTTCGCTTCGCACCTTCGCGCGTCGAGAGGGTGACGAATATGTGGTCAACGGGCAGAAGATCTGGACCAGCCGCGCTGAACATTCTGACCTGATGCTGCTGCTGGCCCGTACCACACCCAAGGACGAAGTGGCCAAGAAGACCGACGGGCTTTCGGTATTCATCGTGGACATGCGCGACGTGGTGGGCAAATCGCTGACCATCCGCCCCATCCGCACGATGATGAACCACGCGACGACAGAAGTTTTCTTCGACAATATGCGCATCCCCGCCGCCAATCTGCTGGGCGAAGAAGGCAAGGGCTTCCGTTATATCCTGTCGGGTATGAATGCCGAGCGCGTGCTGATTGCGGCAGAATGCGTGGGTGATGCCAAGTGGTTCACCAAGCAGTCGGTCGATTATGCCAAGGCGCGGCAGGTGTTTGGCAGAGCAATTGGAGCCAATCAGGGCGTCGCATTTCCCATCGCCAAAGCGTACGCTAATATGCGGGCCGCCGAACTGATGGTGCGCGAAGCGGCGCGGATGTATGAAGCCGGGCTACCAATGGGGGCCGAGGCCAACATGGCCAAGATGCTGGCCGCCGATGCATCATGGGAAGCGGGCAATGCCTGCGTGCAGACCCACGGCGGCTTCGGCTTTGCCGAGGAATACGACGTGGAGCGCAAGCTGCGCGAAACGCGATTATATCAGGTGGCGCCGATCAGCACGAACCTGATCCTGTCGTTTCTGGCCGAACATGTGCTGGGCCTGCCGCGCAGTTATTGA
- a CDS encoding efflux transporter outer membrane subunit, protein MKAQLMLLPALALSACNMAPKYVRPDAPVPPSLPQGAAYPLLADTDSAADKLGWREFFTDPRLQQVIARALTDNRDLRVALANVERARALYRVDRAALVPAIGASGSASETRASAGRVTDSFSAQAGVSAYEIDLFGRLRNQSASSFQSYLSTDEGRKSTQIALVAEVASAWLTYAATSDALRIAEETLASRQQTLSVNVRREANGIGTKLDVATATTALNSAQAAVADYKTSLAQARNALDLLVGGAVADDLLPSTLGDGGQMRSALPVGLSSAVLLRRPDVLAAEHDLRAAYADIGVARAAFFPTISLTGLLGFASGSLSSLFDSGSFQKTGSAGLSQTIFDAGATANNLNAAKAAREAALATYEKAIQTAFREVADALARRGTIDTSIAAQVSLEANAATALRLSQSRYDAGIANYLEPLDAQRTLYTARQSLVSARLTKAANMVELYRALGGGLLETSAD, encoded by the coding sequence ATGAAGGCTCAATTGATGCTGCTGCCTGCGCTGGCGCTATCGGCCTGTAACATGGCGCCCAAATATGTGCGTCCAGACGCTCCGGTGCCGCCTAGTCTGCCACAGGGTGCGGCCTATCCTTTGCTGGCGGACACGGACAGCGCAGCGGACAAGCTAGGCTGGCGCGAATTCTTTACCGACCCGCGCCTGCAACAGGTCATCGCCCGCGCGCTGACCGACAACCGCGATTTGCGCGTGGCGCTGGCCAATGTCGAGCGCGCAAGGGCGCTTTACCGGGTGGACCGGGCCGCGCTTGTCCCTGCCATCGGGGCCAGCGGGTCGGCTTCGGAAACGCGCGCTTCGGCTGGACGAGTGACCGACAGCTTTTCTGCGCAGGCAGGCGTCAGCGCCTATGAGATTGACCTGTTCGGGCGGCTGCGCAACCAGAGCGCGTCTTCGTTCCAAAGCTATCTGTCCACCGATGAAGGCCGCAAATCCACGCAGATTGCACTTGTCGCCGAAGTTGCCAGTGCATGGCTGACCTATGCCGCCACGTCCGATGCGCTGCGTATTGCCGAAGAAACGCTGGCCTCGCGCCAGCAGACGCTGAGCGTAAACGTGCGGCGCGAAGCCAACGGGATCGGCACCAAACTGGACGTTGCCACTGCCACAACGGCACTCAACAGCGCACAGGCGGCGGTTGCGGACTACAAGACCAGTCTTGCGCAGGCGCGCAATGCGCTCGACCTTCTGGTCGGCGGTGCGGTGGCTGATGATCTTCTGCCCTCGACGCTGGGTGATGGTGGCCAGATGCGCAGCGCTTTGCCGGTGGGCCTGTCCTCTGCTGTCCTGCTACGCCGGCCTGACGTGCTGGCAGCAGAACATGACCTGCGCGCCGCCTATGCCGACATTGGCGTTGCCCGCGCGGCGTTCTTCCCCACCATCTCGCTTACCGGGTTGCTGGGCTTTGCCAGCGGGAGCCTGTCGTCGCTGTTCGATAGCGGATCGTTCCAGAAGACCGGCAGCGCGGGGTTGAGTCAGACGATCTTTGATGCAGGGGCCACTGCCAACAATCTGAACGCGGCCAAGGCGGCGCGCGAAGCCGCTCTCGCCACCTATGAAAAGGCCATCCAGACCGCATTCCGCGAAGTGGCCGATGCGCTGGCCCGGCGCGGTACCATCGATACCAGCATCGCTGCGCAAGTGTCGCTGGAAGCGAACGCTGCCACCGCCCTGCGCCTGTCGCAATCGCGCTATGACGCAGGCATTGCCAACTATCTTGAGCCGCTGGATGCGCAGCGCACACTCTACACCGCGCGCCAGTCGCTGGTTTCGGCACGGCTGACCAAGGCGGCGAATATGGTCGAGCTTTACCGCGCCTTGGGCGGAGGCTTGCTGGAAACTTCGGCGGACTAA